The Vallitalea okinawensis genome window below encodes:
- a CDS encoding MFS transporter yields MMSHIGYGTGSVAMNIVYGLMSFYLLKFYTDVFGITAASAGTMFFVARAWDAVNDPIMGVIVDKTKSRWGKFRPYILFGAIPMGLFAFLCFNTPDMSRVGKLVYAYVTYIGFGMIYTVIGVPYGALTSAMTQDLKAREKLTFFRSLGALFATLLIVILVIPLTETIGNGDLVVGYRITIGMLSILATLLMLTTFFTSREIIVACNEEEAPKFKESMIMVKKNKPLMILIIIFILTFAVNSITGAVGLYYLDYYLNRMDLYMIVSLMAMVPIILGQPLVLPLIKKFGKKKIMIACCALQGILMFVKFIIPPNATLFIVLSFLTGLSAAPFGTVIWAFVPDTIEYGEWKAGVRADGFVNAIIGFAFKLGMAGGGIIPGIVLTLTGYVPNVPQSSLALWGIRALIGLIPAVLMFISVIIFKYYDLTDDRYNEIVEELNKKKIESVA; encoded by the coding sequence ATGATGAGTCACATTGGCTATGGAACAGGTAGTGTAGCCATGAACATTGTATATGGACTAATGAGTTTTTACTTATTAAAATTCTATACAGATGTATTCGGTATTACAGCAGCCTCAGCAGGGACCATGTTCTTTGTAGCACGTGCTTGGGATGCAGTTAATGATCCAATTATGGGTGTAATCGTTGATAAGACGAAATCACGATGGGGTAAATTTAGACCTTACATATTATTTGGAGCAATTCCTATGGGGCTATTTGCTTTTCTTTGTTTTAATACGCCAGATATGAGCCGAGTTGGCAAGCTAGTGTATGCTTATGTTACTTATATAGGATTTGGTATGATCTATACTGTTATAGGTGTACCTTACGGAGCTTTAACATCTGCAATGACACAAGATCTAAAGGCACGTGAAAAGCTCACTTTTTTCCGTTCATTAGGTGCATTATTTGCTACACTACTAATTGTTATATTAGTTATACCACTTACTGAAACAATAGGTAATGGTGATCTCGTTGTTGGTTATAGAATTACAATTGGAATGTTAAGTATATTAGCAACATTATTAATGTTAACAACATTCTTTACATCAAGAGAAATTATAGTAGCTTGTAATGAAGAGGAGGCTCCTAAGTTTAAAGAAAGTATGATTATGGTTAAAAAGAATAAACCTCTAATGATTCTCATCATAATTTTTATACTTACCTTTGCTGTGAACTCAATAACAGGTGCTGTTGGACTTTATTATTTGGATTATTATTTAAATCGTATGGACTTGTACATGATAGTGTCTCTAATGGCTATGGTACCAATTATTTTAGGTCAGCCTTTAGTATTACCGCTGATTAAAAAGTTTGGTAAAAAGAAAATTATGATAGCATGTTGTGCTCTACAAGGGATACTCATGTTTGTTAAATTCATTATTCCACCAAATGCAACCTTATTTATAGTCTTAAGCTTCCTTACAGGTTTATCAGCAGCTCCTTTTGGAACAGTTATTTGGGCTTTTGTACCAGATACTATTGAATACGGAGAGTGGAAAGCAGGGGTTCGGGCTGATGGTTTTGTTAATGCAATTATTGGCTTTGCATTTAAGTTAGGTATGGCTGGTGGCGGGATTATTCCAGGTATAGTCTTAACACTAACTGGGTATGTTCCAAATGTTCCTCAGTCATCATTAGCTTTATGGGGTATTCGAGCTCTAATAGGATTGATCCCTGCAGTTCTTATGTTTATTAGCGTAATAATATTTAAATACTATGATTTAACTGATGATCGGTATAATGAAATTGTAGAAGAACTCAATAAGAAGAAAATTGAATCTGTGGCTTAA
- a CDS encoding uroporphyrinogen decarboxylase family protein translates to MTGKERVQAIMKQQVVDRIPWVPFVGVHAGSILGYTAEEVLKDADKLFDSLMEAYKLYQPDGMPVIFDLQIEAEILGCELVWADDCPPSVKSHPCSDEAKIPCQCLMPKKESGRIPLVLDVMKRMKDSVGDTTALYGLICGPFTLASHIRGNNIFMDMILDESYVLKLMEFCTEVVLKMVDYYTEAGMDVIAIVDPLVSQISPEHFTSLCHESFSTIFSHIKMKGALSSFFVCGNATRQIEVMCKTKPDSISIDENVVMAEAKAITDSYGVTIGGNIPLTTLMLHGSQQDNMKYVVDMIDTVSNENLIISPGCDMPFAVPKENTIAISQAIRETESVREMLKNYEAKGEDIEVELPDYASLDKPFIEVFTLDSASCAACTYMMQAINVAKEHFGDRIDTIEYKFTEKINIARCKKMGVTNLPAIYINGELKWSSIIPSKEELFEVIDSYC, encoded by the coding sequence ATGACTGGGAAAGAGAGAGTACAAGCAATTATGAAGCAACAAGTTGTAGATAGAATACCTTGGGTACCTTTTGTAGGCGTTCATGCTGGTTCTATCTTAGGTTATACAGCAGAAGAAGTACTTAAAGACGCTGATAAATTATTTGACTCGTTAATGGAAGCATATAAATTATACCAACCTGATGGTATGCCAGTAATTTTTGATTTACAAATTGAAGCTGAAATTCTTGGATGTGAGCTTGTATGGGCTGATGATTGTCCACCATCTGTTAAATCTCATCCATGTTCAGATGAAGCTAAAATTCCTTGCCAGTGCTTAATGCCCAAAAAAGAAAGTGGTCGTATCCCTCTTGTTTTAGATGTTATGAAACGAATGAAAGATTCTGTTGGTGATACTACTGCACTATATGGATTAATCTGTGGACCTTTTACATTAGCATCACATATTAGAGGTAATAATATTTTCATGGATATGATTCTTGATGAATCTTATGTGTTAAAACTTATGGAATTCTGTACTGAAGTTGTGTTAAAGATGGTTGATTACTATACAGAAGCTGGTATGGATGTCATTGCTATTGTTGATCCGTTAGTATCACAAATTTCACCAGAGCATTTTACATCACTTTGTCACGAGTCTTTCTCAACAATCTTTAGTCATATAAAAATGAAAGGTGCTCTTTCTTCATTCTTTGTTTGTGGTAATGCAACTCGCCAAATTGAAGTTATGTGTAAGACTAAGCCAGATAGTATCTCAATTGATGAAAATGTTGTTATGGCAGAAGCTAAAGCGATCACCGATTCTTATGGGGTTACTATTGGTGGTAACATTCCTTTAACAACTTTGATGTTGCATGGATCACAACAAGATAATATGAAGTATGTTGTTGATATGATTGATACAGTTTCTAATGAAAATCTTATTATTTCTCCTGGTTGTGACATGCCTTTTGCAGTTCCAAAAGAGAATACAATAGCTATTAGCCAAGCTATTCGAGAAACTGAATCAGTACGTGAAATGCTTAAGAATTACGAAGCAAAGGGTGAAGATATTGAAGTGGAATTACCTGACTATGCAAGCTTAGATAAGCCATTTATAGAGGTTTTTACACTGGATTCAGCTTCATGTGCAGCTTGTACGTATATGATGCAAGCTATCAACGTGGCAAAAGAGCATTTTGGTGATCGTATCGATACCATTGAATATAAGTTTACTGAAAAGATTAATATAGCTAGATGCAAAAAGATGGGTGTAACTAATTTACCTGCCATTTATATCAATGGTGAGTTAAAGTGGTCCTCTATCATTCCAAGCAAAGAAGAGTTGTTTGAAGTCATTGATAGTTATTGTTAA
- a CDS encoding PocR ligand-binding domain-containing protein — MKKDIIDDAIEKINIFSTSTGLEGRLIDKCGKTLYASFDQNNRCKVCDCIDRKRCEESHLFGAYQAELFGGSYIFFCPIGLVHFASPIIIQQEMVGAILGGHVLMTPPDDYLYTNLLKYQLDMEEIKLSFSKIKIQDTKKVLALSQLLQILAEQVSDSTFRNIQSKLTSNMIGLSQAKHTHAIHKAMHYIQTNYMNKLTLNDIAEHVHFTPPYFCKIFKEETGYSFNKHLNKVRIEKSLDLLEEGIPQSEIAYLVGFSDQSHYSRHFKQVMNMSPREYKNQHH, encoded by the coding sequence ATGAAAAAAGATATCATTGATGATGCTATAGAAAAAATTAATATCTTTTCAACTTCTACAGGTTTGGAAGGTCGACTTATTGATAAGTGTGGCAAGACTTTATATGCAAGTTTTGATCAAAATAACAGATGTAAGGTTTGTGATTGTATTGACAGGAAGAGGTGTGAGGAATCACATCTCTTTGGTGCTTATCAAGCTGAACTCTTTGGAGGCAGTTATATTTTCTTTTGCCCCATCGGTCTAGTTCATTTTGCCAGTCCAATAATCATTCAGCAAGAGATGGTAGGAGCTATTCTTGGGGGGCATGTATTAATGACACCCCCTGATGATTATCTTTATACAAACTTATTAAAGTACCAACTCGATATGGAAGAAATTAAGCTATCTTTTTCCAAAATAAAAATACAGGATACTAAAAAGGTATTAGCCTTATCTCAATTATTGCAGATACTAGCTGAGCAAGTATCAGATAGTACTTTTAGAAATATTCAAAGTAAACTAACAAGTAATATGATTGGCTTAAGTCAGGCAAAACATACGCATGCCATTCATAAAGCTATGCATTATATTCAAACCAATTACATGAATAAATTGACATTAAATGATATAGCTGAACATGTTCATTTTACACCACCATATTTTTGTAAGATATTTAAAGAAGAAACAGGCTATTCTTTTAATAAACATCTCAATAAGGTTAGGATTGAAAAAAGTTTAGATTTATTAGAAGAGGGGATACCTCAATCAGAGATTGCGTACTTAGTTGGGTTTAGTGATCAAAGTCATTATTCAAGACATTTTAAACAAGTGATGAACATGAGTCCTAGAGAATATAAAAATCAACATCATTAA
- a CDS encoding DUF5680 domain-containing protein, which produces MKFQDQLQLLRKQKIMSQEKLAEAIGISRQAVAKWEAGQSFPDMNNLIALSGLFRVSIDKLVKEDDQNCSYDYIEQQDYIKDDVIDFLCHAKRVTYAGKGAEITSTRPHSHDLQYVKNNLKYIDTYLGGEKFAGEEALWCDDLPFWSMNYIGRILADGFSGDFLKECLLLVPKEYPYRGPLVHQNGDYKYHCVINGEFQWFNGYEEIFYNDMKVYECIFHGGAIK; this is translated from the coding sequence ATGAAATTTCAAGATCAATTACAATTATTAAGAAAACAAAAAATAATGTCTCAGGAAAAGTTGGCTGAGGCAATAGGGATTTCAAGACAAGCCGTAGCCAAATGGGAAGCAGGTCAGTCATTCCCTGACATGAATAATTTAATTGCTCTAAGTGGTCTTTTTAGAGTAAGTATTGATAAGCTTGTTAAAGAGGATGATCAAAATTGTTCCTATGATTATATAGAGCAGCAGGATTATATCAAGGATGATGTAATAGATTTCTTATGCCATGCTAAAAGAGTTACTTATGCTGGTAAAGGAGCTGAGATAACTTCAACGAGACCTCATTCACATGATTTGCAATATGTGAAAAACAATCTTAAATACATTGACACCTATTTAGGAGGAGAGAAATTTGCTGGAGAAGAAGCGCTTTGGTGTGATGATTTACCTTTTTGGTCTATGAACTATATTGGACGGATTTTAGCAGATGGTTTTTCAGGTGATTTTCTTAAAGAATGTTTGTTGTTAGTACCAAAAGAATATCCATATCGTGGACCTTTAGTACATCAAAACGGTGATTATAAATATCACTGTGTCATTAATGGAGAATTCCAATGGTTTAATGGCTATGAAGAAATATTTTATAATGATATGAAAGTTTATGAATGTATTTTTCATGGAGGCGCTATTAAATAA
- a CDS encoding beta-L-arabinofuranosidase domain-containing protein, translating into MKDMSEINYRETPFKELPLGAILPKGWLRNQLEIQANGLTGHLEEIWESVGIYNGWLGGNGHSWERAPYYLDGMLPLAYLLGDDKLIDKTKKWIEWTLNSQTGEGWFGPEKNNDWWPRMVMLKVLKQYYEVTRDKRVIPFMEGYFRYQIAHLPKRPLEGWGRTRACDNIYVVLWLYGETKESYLLDLVEILYRQSYPWDEHFYNFPHVRPTSYYYPWDLIVKDEFWKKYELMSEFTTHTVNIAMGFKLAPLIYQITGDEYYYRATQRGIDSIMKYHGLAHGMWSGDEHLMGTNPSQGTEFCSVTEFMFSLATMVRTFTDVSYADRLEKLAYNAIPATMNKDMTAHQYDQQPNQVLSSVHRRIFYNNYDEANTFGLEPYFGCCTANMHQGLPKFVKNMWMKTEDHGLVAITYGPCVVKTLVQGVEVTITEETNYPFNDHITFNINSNKAVVFPLKLRIPHWAHGATVTYKGREHQCIAGEYFIVEETFDGKEKIVLHLPMEVRVTNWHNQSIALERGSLLFSLNIGEEWKKYGRTEPFADWEVYPTTDWNYALKQCCLEELLVKEDDMPYQPYDKVNTPVKIYAKAKKLESWKMERYSAQEVPISPVELETGEETIELVPYAATKLRVTCFPYYK; encoded by the coding sequence ATGAAGGATATGAGTGAGATAAATTATAGAGAAACACCTTTTAAAGAATTACCCTTAGGTGCAATTCTACCTAAGGGATGGTTAAGAAATCAGTTAGAAATACAAGCCAATGGTTTGACAGGTCATTTAGAAGAGATATGGGAATCAGTGGGTATATACAACGGATGGCTTGGTGGAAACGGTCATTCTTGGGAAAGGGCACCCTATTATTTAGATGGGATGTTACCTTTAGCCTATTTATTAGGTGATGACAAGCTCATTGATAAAACAAAGAAATGGATTGAATGGACTTTGAATAGTCAAACCGGTGAAGGATGGTTTGGACCTGAAAAGAATAATGACTGGTGGCCAAGAATGGTCATGTTAAAGGTCTTAAAACAGTACTATGAGGTAACAAGGGATAAGCGAGTCATTCCCTTTATGGAGGGGTATTTTCGTTACCAGATAGCTCATTTACCCAAAAGACCATTAGAAGGATGGGGGAGAACCAGAGCTTGTGATAATATTTATGTAGTATTATGGCTTTACGGGGAGACGAAAGAATCTTATTTATTAGATCTAGTTGAGATATTATATAGACAGTCTTATCCATGGGATGAACACTTCTATAATTTTCCCCATGTTCGTCCTACCAGCTATTATTATCCATGGGATCTCATTGTTAAAGATGAATTTTGGAAAAAGTATGAGTTGATGAGTGAGTTTACTACTCATACTGTTAATATAGCTATGGGTTTTAAGTTGGCGCCATTAATATATCAAATAACTGGAGATGAATACTATTACAGAGCTACTCAGCGAGGAATAGATTCTATCATGAAATATCATGGGCTTGCACATGGTATGTGGTCGGGTGATGAGCATTTAATGGGAACGAATCCTTCTCAAGGGACAGAGTTTTGTTCTGTCACAGAGTTTATGTTTTCTCTGGCCACCATGGTGAGAACTTTTACGGATGTGTCTTATGCAGACCGTCTAGAAAAGTTAGCCTATAATGCCATACCAGCAACTATGAATAAAGATATGACTGCTCATCAATATGATCAACAACCGAATCAAGTACTTTCTTCTGTTCATAGGCGCATCTTTTATAATAATTATGATGAAGCCAATACTTTTGGGTTGGAACCTTACTTTGGATGTTGTACGGCTAATATGCATCAAGGATTACCAAAGTTTGTTAAGAATATGTGGATGAAAACTGAAGATCATGGTCTGGTCGCTATTACCTACGGACCTTGCGTAGTGAAAACCCTTGTACAAGGAGTAGAAGTAACAATTACAGAAGAAACAAATTACCCTTTCAATGATCATATTACTTTCAATATCAACTCTAATAAAGCGGTTGTATTCCCTTTAAAACTACGTATCCCGCACTGGGCTCATGGCGCAACTGTTACATATAAAGGGAGAGAACACCAATGCATTGCTGGAGAGTATTTTATCGTAGAAGAGACTTTTGATGGGAAAGAGAAGATTGTGTTACACCTTCCAATGGAAGTAAGAGTCACGAATTGGCATAATCAATCCATTGCTTTAGAGAGAGGTTCGCTATTGTTTTCATTAAATATTGGAGAGGAATGGAAAAAGTATGGTCGGACTGAACCTTTTGCTGATTGGGAAGTTTATCCTACAACGGATTGGAATTATGCTCTAAAGCAATGCTGTTTAGAAGAATTACTTGTAAAAGAAGATGATATGCCATATCAACCTTATGATAAAGTTAATACCCCTGTAAAAATCTACGCTAAAGCAAAAAAGCTAGAGTCTTGGAAAATGGAACGATATTCAGCTCAGGAAGTTCCGATATCACCTGTAGAGTTGGAGACAGGTGAGGAAACCATAGAATTAGTTCCTTATGCTGCGACAAAGTTAAGAGTCACCTGTTTTCCATACTATAAATAG
- a CDS encoding uroporphyrinogen decarboxylase family protein, which translates to MNSLERVSLALQHKEADRVPIYPLLNSVARKLIGATYDQLALDAEICAEAYIKLTEEYDLDVICTLTDLSIEAADFGAKIIYDKEEAAFPDKDFRYIQSSEDYKKIKPINVETGKRMMEHIKLCKLLMEAKGHETPIVAFAFGPLGVLSMLRGQQELFMDLIMHPEEVKEALAAINKTLMDYADLMMDTGVHAIMYDTLYASQSILSKEMWDEFEGPYVEELANHVHQRGCMVMIHNCGNGIYFDVQIKRMQPEAISFLHVPDDCKDMKECKEKYGHQTTLIGCIDPGIVMTGSVDTVIEQAKRDIDLFANDGGFILATGCEYPSSLDFKKAEAIIEVGKTYGRYNK; encoded by the coding sequence ATGAATTCATTGGAGAGAGTATCATTAGCCTTACAACATAAAGAAGCAGACCGAGTACCTATATATCCTTTGCTTAATAGTGTAGCAAGAAAACTAATAGGAGCGACATATGATCAGTTAGCTTTGGATGCTGAGATTTGTGCTGAAGCATATATTAAGTTAACAGAAGAATATGATTTAGATGTTATTTGTACACTTACTGATTTATCCATAGAGGCAGCTGACTTTGGTGCCAAAATCATATACGATAAAGAGGAAGCAGCTTTTCCAGATAAAGATTTCCGCTATATTCAATCTTCCGAAGACTATAAAAAAATTAAACCTATTAATGTTGAAACTGGGAAGCGTATGATGGAGCATATTAAGTTATGTAAGCTCTTGATGGAGGCAAAGGGACATGAGACCCCTATAGTGGCATTTGCTTTTGGACCGTTAGGAGTTTTAAGTATGCTAAGAGGTCAACAAGAATTATTTATGGATTTAATTATGCACCCGGAAGAAGTTAAAGAAGCTTTAGCAGCTATCAATAAAACATTAATGGATTATGCTGATCTGATGATGGATACAGGTGTTCATGCCATAATGTATGATACACTCTATGCTTCACAATCAATATTAAGTAAAGAAATGTGGGATGAATTCGAAGGACCCTATGTAGAAGAATTAGCCAATCACGTTCACCAGCGAGGTTGTATGGTGATGATTCATAACTGTGGTAATGGAATCTATTTTGATGTTCAGATTAAGCGTATGCAACCAGAAGCTATTTCTTTCTTACATGTACCTGATGATTGTAAGGACATGAAAGAATGTAAAGAAAAATACGGTCATCAAACAACCTTGATTGGATGCATCGACCCAGGTATAGTTATGACTGGTTCCGTAGATACTGTTATTGAACAAGCTAAACGGGATATTGATTTATTTGCAAATGATGGTGGCTTTATCTTGGCTACAGGTTGTGAATATCCATCAAGCCTAGATTTTAAGAAAGCTGAGGCAATAATTGAAGTTGGTAAAACCTATGGAAGATACAATAAGTAA
- a CDS encoding corrinoid protein, which yields MNALLENMSEKLQQGNLPEVVKLAEQAVAEGMGPSEILEGLLHGMSIIGGKFKRNEVFVPEVLIAARAMNGGLDVIKPLLADEGIEPVGKVVLGTVKGDLHDIGKNLVKMMLVGAGLEVIDLGVDVSPDKYITAIEENNPDIVAMSALLTTTMPNMKLVVEALEEKGIRDQVKVMIGGAPVTNEYAEEIGADSYTPDAATAAEVAREFVTN from the coding sequence ATGAATGCATTATTAGAAAATATGTCTGAAAAACTACAACAAGGAAATCTACCAGAGGTAGTAAAGTTAGCTGAGCAGGCAGTAGCAGAAGGTATGGGACCATCTGAGATATTAGAAGGACTTCTACATGGTATGAGTATTATTGGTGGAAAGTTCAAAAGAAATGAAGTGTTTGTTCCTGAAGTACTTATTGCAGCCCGTGCAATGAATGGTGGTTTAGATGTTATCAAGCCATTATTAGCCGATGAAGGTATTGAGCCTGTAGGTAAAGTTGTTTTAGGTACTGTAAAAGGTGACTTACATGATATTGGTAAGAACCTTGTTAAAATGATGCTAGTTGGTGCAGGTCTTGAAGTTATTGACTTAGGTGTTGATGTATCACCGGATAAATACATAACCGCAATTGAAGAGAATAACCCTGACATCGTTGCTATGTCAGCACTATTAACAACAACTATGCCAAATATGAAACTTGTTGTTGAAGCACTTGAAGAAAAGGGCATTAGAGATCAAGTTAAAGTCATGATTGGTGGAGCACCAGTTACAAATGAATACGCTGAAGAGATTGGTGCTGATAGTTATACACCTGATGCAGCGACAGCAGCAGAAGTAGCTCGTGAATTTGTTACAAACTAA
- a CDS encoding ASKHA domain-containing protein: MKVSIQQKLNKSTVLSMMQCYKNSPCYADYSLAYDEIIAEDFSSLTITGYYVKKEPDKRMDTDTVYQYLIYCIVTLGVEFDNLVNKYFLHNDFVKGMIVNTIGDFLLFESSRKLYNRIKGESKAEGLHMTSRFEPGMGDIPVEFQKQILDEIHSEYKTAITLSTGYMYAPQKTLGFYYGASPDLPNNIIDHDCRKCQSQDCHYRKVLVDIKQGDLLTTIQVNKGTNLLDALRSHDLSVPAFCNGKKACGKCKVKQVGGEQLVLSLEEKALLTEQEIRQGVILACFHNLIKDIQVEIAEEKETSNIVGDYHVNKPKKSKYQVVSIEGLVEDPEIQPSVTQLINQKLDKAYVFNLQTIRELSQVNHLKEKLFLLIKDDLEVIKISSSSIKAYGVAVDIGTTTLVLSLIDLMDYREVDSYKISNPQGAYGADVISRINFEIEDNTHVQGRLIRKAILEGIDSLVKENNIHDQDIVDVVISGNTTMQYLLLDMNPHKLAISPFTTMDLSLHQYQWSQIFKNTQKECPVTLLPSISAYIGSDITSGFYYSNLMNQKGNILFIDIGTNGEMALKVDDCILCASTAAGPALEGANIKCGMSSVEGAINHIRLQNNEFEYDVIGHCSPTGICGSALIDLIGELASHDLIEPSGKMVKEQVEIYSDEVNHVALYQEDVRQFQLAKSAIAAGVEVLLKHAGLDYTAIDHVYLAGGFGNNLDIHQAVQSGLINSLLENKVKLIGNSSLGGCAKFILEYKSKESFREIQQMCKYIELSMDVHFNKAYIDHMFFQ, from the coding sequence ATGAAAGTTAGTATTCAGCAAAAACTAAATAAAAGCACCGTTTTAAGTATGATGCAGTGTTATAAGAATAGTCCTTGTTATGCGGACTATAGTTTAGCCTATGACGAGATCATTGCAGAGGATTTTTCTAGCTTAACCATAACAGGTTATTATGTCAAGAAAGAGCCTGATAAGAGAATGGATACCGATACAGTATATCAATATTTGATATACTGTATCGTCACATTAGGGGTAGAATTTGATAACCTGGTGAATAAGTATTTTCTGCATAATGATTTTGTAAAAGGTATGATTGTAAATACTATTGGTGATTTTTTACTATTTGAATCAAGTAGAAAACTATATAATCGCATTAAAGGTGAGAGTAAAGCAGAGGGACTTCATATGACGAGTCGATTTGAACCTGGTATGGGTGACATTCCTGTGGAATTTCAAAAACAGATTCTTGATGAAATACATAGTGAATACAAGACGGCTATTACCCTATCCACTGGTTACATGTATGCACCACAAAAAACCTTAGGTTTTTATTATGGAGCCTCACCTGACCTACCGAATAATATTATTGATCACGACTGTCGGAAATGTCAATCACAAGATTGTCACTATAGAAAAGTATTGGTTGATATTAAACAAGGAGATCTATTAACGACAATCCAAGTAAATAAAGGAACCAATCTACTCGATGCTTTGCGATCCCATGATTTATCGGTTCCTGCATTTTGTAATGGTAAAAAAGCTTGCGGTAAGTGTAAGGTTAAACAAGTGGGGGGAGAGCAACTCGTATTATCTTTAGAGGAGAAAGCTCTATTAACAGAGCAAGAAATAAGACAGGGTGTTATACTAGCTTGTTTCCATAATCTTATAAAGGATATTCAAGTGGAGATTGCTGAGGAAAAAGAGACTTCAAACATTGTAGGAGATTACCATGTTAACAAGCCTAAAAAAAGTAAGTATCAGGTAGTGTCAATTGAAGGGTTAGTTGAAGACCCAGAAATCCAGCCTAGTGTAACACAATTAATAAACCAGAAACTAGATAAGGCATATGTGTTTAACCTCCAAACTATAAGGGAGCTTTCACAAGTCAATCATTTAAAAGAGAAGTTATTTCTCTTAATTAAGGATGATTTGGAGGTTATTAAAATTTCTTCAAGCTCCATAAAAGCTTATGGAGTAGCAGTTGATATTGGAACGACAACACTGGTACTTTCTCTCATTGATTTGATGGATTATAGGGAAGTAGATTCTTATAAGATCTCTAATCCACAGGGTGCATATGGCGCAGATGTCATCAGTCGGATCAACTTTGAGATAGAGGATAATACCCATGTACAAGGACGTCTTATTAGAAAGGCAATTCTAGAAGGAATTGATTCTTTAGTAAAAGAAAATAACATTCATGACCAGGATATTGTTGATGTAGTTATTAGCGGTAATACAACTATGCAGTATTTACTCTTAGATATGAATCCTCATAAACTAGCCATAAGCCCTTTTACTACAATGGACTTATCGCTTCATCAATATCAATGGAGTCAAATTTTTAAGAATACTCAAAAGGAGTGTCCAGTAACTCTTTTACCAAGTATATCAGCTTATATTGGTTCAGATATTACCTCTGGTTTTTATTATAGTAATTTGATGAACCAAAAGGGGAATATCTTGTTTATTGACATTGGAACCAATGGAGAGATGGCTCTGAAGGTAGACGATTGCATACTTTGCGCTTCTACAGCTGCAGGACCTGCTCTAGAAGGGGCTAATATTAAATGTGGTATGTCCAGTGTAGAGGGAGCTATTAATCATATACGTTTACAGAATAATGAATTTGAGTATGATGTTATTGGTCATTGTAGCCCTACTGGTATTTGTGGCTCAGCTCTCATAGATTTGATAGGTGAGTTAGCAAGCCATGATTTAATAGAGCCATCTGGTAAAATGGTAAAAGAGCAAGTTGAGATTTATTCTGATGAAGTAAATCATGTTGCTCTTTACCAAGAAGATGTTAGACAATTCCAACTTGCTAAATCGGCTATTGCAGCAGGTGTGGAGGTATTGCTCAAGCATGCAGGTTTAGACTATACTGCTATTGACCATGTCTATTTAGCAGGTGGCTTTGGTAACAATTTAGATATTCATCAGGCGGTTCAATCAGGATTAATCAACTCATTATTAGAAAACAAGGTGAAACTTATAGGAAACAGTTCTTTGGGAGGCTGTGCGAAATTTATCCTTGAGTATAAGAGTAAAGAATCCTTTAGAGAGATACAACAGATGTGTAAGTATATAGAATTATCCATGGATGTTCACTTCAATAAAGCTTATATTGATCATATGTTCTTTCAATGA